From a single Bryobacter aggregatus MPL3 genomic region:
- a CDS encoding small ribosomal subunit Rsm22 family protein, which yields MFDWQHEAERLVTQLGSERIRDAVNTLSNAYREGRNTRAARLDDEALIAAYLSVRFPATRAANLSVAKAIVQTLASRLPDSQWTPASLLDLGAGCGAGALAFSEIWPGLARITALERLPAMVELGKQILPEATWQTGNFDTPATFAPHDVVLLSYSLGESDKFPLAAAWQAATQLLVIVEAGTPKGFETILRARKELLSAGASLLAPCPADEKCPAAGVDWCHFSARLNRSALHRRLKGGTLGYEDEKFSYLAAWRGALPVGAPRIIRHPVTHPGRIDLELCEAPARGVLTVTKRYPKLFKIARKLDWGDGYILEKNSGGS from the coding sequence ATGTTCGATTGGCAACACGAGGCCGAACGCCTTGTCACTCAGCTCGGCAGCGAGCGAATCCGCGATGCGGTAAACACCTTAAGCAACGCCTACCGGGAGGGCCGCAACACCCGCGCGGCTCGTCTCGATGATGAAGCGCTGATTGCCGCATACCTTTCCGTACGCTTTCCTGCCACGCGAGCCGCCAATCTGTCCGTGGCTAAAGCCATTGTCCAAACTCTCGCCTCGCGCCTCCCCGATTCGCAATGGACCCCGGCTTCTCTCCTGGACCTTGGCGCCGGATGTGGCGCAGGAGCCCTGGCCTTCTCTGAAATCTGGCCCGGCCTCGCCAGGATCACTGCCCTCGAGCGCTTGCCCGCGATGGTCGAACTGGGCAAGCAGATTCTCCCCGAGGCCACCTGGCAAACCGGCAACTTCGACACCCCGGCAACCTTTGCGCCCCACGACGTCGTTCTTCTGAGCTATTCGCTTGGGGAGAGCGACAAGTTCCCGCTGGCTGCAGCCTGGCAGGCCGCCACACAGCTGCTAGTCATTGTGGAAGCGGGTACGCCCAAGGGCTTTGAAACCATCCTCCGCGCCCGCAAGGAACTGCTCTCGGCCGGCGCCTCTCTGCTGGCCCCTTGTCCAGCCGACGAGAAATGCCCCGCAGCTGGCGTCGACTGGTGTCATTTTTCGGCGCGCCTCAACCGCAGTGCGCTCCACCGCCGTCTCAAAGGGGGCACGCTCGGCTATGAAGACGAAAAATTCAGCTACCTTGCCGCATGGCGCGGCGCGCTCCCGGTGGGTGCGCCACGGATCATTCGCCACCCGGTCACTCATCCCGGACGCATCGATCTCGAACTCTGCGAAGCTCCGGCACGCGGCGTTTTGACGGTCACCAAGCGCTACCCTAAGCTATTTAAGATCGCCCGGAAACTCGACTGGGGCGATGGATATATCCTGGAAAAGAATTCCGGTGGAAGCTAG
- the garD gene encoding galactarate dehydratase, whose amino-acid sequence MTPRFVKVHPRDNVAVIVNPEGLAAGARFADGFVLREAIPQAHKVSLLDLAQGQPILRYGQIIGHLKRDLPAGSWVREDIVDMPAAPDLDSLPLATEVPAPLAPLEGYTFAGYRNADGSAGTRNILGITTTVQCVAPTVDYAIQRIRAELLPRFPNVDDAVAITHNYGCGVAIEAPGARIPIATLGHISRHANMAGAPLVVSLGCEKLQPIRLLPTYDVQPNLIRLQDQQGFGASVSTLMEAAERRLAELNRRQRTTLPASDLIVGLQCGGSDAFSGVTCNPAVGYAADLLVRAGATVLFSEVTEVRDAIHLLTPRCATPAVARELIEEMRWYDEYLARGGADRSANTTPGNKRGGLVNIVEKSLGSIAKSGSGAIHAVASHGQKVTAKGLVFAATPASDFICGTQQLASMNLHVFTTGEGTPYGLALVPVLKVSSRTALAERWPDLIDFDAGPIASGEATIESAGWSLFHLILEMASGRKKSWAEHWGLQNALAPFTPGPVT is encoded by the coding sequence TTGACGCCCCGTTTTGTCAAAGTACACCCCCGCGACAACGTCGCCGTGATTGTGAACCCCGAAGGGCTTGCCGCTGGCGCCCGCTTCGCCGATGGCTTCGTTTTGCGCGAAGCCATCCCGCAGGCCCATAAGGTATCGCTTCTAGACCTTGCCCAGGGCCAGCCGATTCTCCGCTATGGCCAGATCATTGGCCACCTCAAGCGGGATCTCCCCGCAGGATCCTGGGTCCGAGAGGATATTGTCGACATGCCAGCGGCCCCTGATCTTGATTCATTGCCGCTGGCCACAGAAGTGCCTGCACCACTCGCGCCACTCGAGGGTTATACCTTTGCGGGCTACCGCAACGCCGACGGCAGCGCCGGCACCAGAAATATTCTCGGCATCACCACCACCGTGCAATGTGTCGCGCCTACCGTCGACTATGCGATCCAGCGGATTCGCGCCGAATTGCTGCCCCGCTTTCCGAATGTCGACGATGCCGTCGCCATCACCCACAACTACGGCTGTGGCGTTGCCATTGAAGCACCGGGCGCCAGGATTCCCATCGCCACCCTCGGCCACATCAGCCGCCACGCGAACATGGCCGGTGCTCCGCTGGTGGTCAGCCTCGGTTGTGAGAAGCTCCAGCCCATCCGGCTGTTGCCCACCTACGATGTCCAGCCCAACCTGATTCGTTTGCAAGACCAGCAGGGCTTCGGCGCAAGCGTCTCAACCCTCATGGAGGCAGCCGAGCGACGCCTTGCCGAGCTCAACCGCCGCCAACGCACCACGCTTCCTGCCTCCGATCTGATTGTCGGCCTCCAGTGCGGCGGCAGCGACGCCTTCTCGGGAGTCACCTGCAATCCCGCCGTCGGCTATGCCGCGGATTTGCTCGTGCGCGCCGGAGCCACAGTGCTCTTCAGCGAAGTCACCGAGGTACGCGACGCCATCCACCTGCTGACGCCGCGCTGTGCCACTCCTGCTGTCGCCCGCGAGCTGATTGAGGAGATGCGCTGGTACGACGAATACCTTGCCCGTGGCGGCGCCGACCGCAGCGCCAACACGACGCCCGGCAACAAACGCGGCGGCCTGGTCAACATTGTCGAAAAGAGCCTGGGCAGCATTGCGAAGTCCGGTTCGGGAGCGATCCATGCAGTGGCCTCACATGGCCAGAAGGTCACGGCGAAGGGCCTTGTCTTTGCCGCTACTCCCGCCAGCGACTTCATCTGCGGCACCCAGCAATTGGCGTCGATGAATCTGCATGTCTTCACCACCGGCGAAGGCACCCCCTATGGCCTCGCACTGGTGCCGGTCTTGAAGGTTTCTTCGCGTACCGCGCTTGCGGAACGTTGGCCGGATCTCATCGATTTCGATGCCGGTCCCATTGCCTCCGGCGAGGCCACCATCGAATCCGCAGGCTGGAGCCTGTTTCATCTCATCCTCGAGATGGCCAGCGGGCGGAAGAAGTCCTGGGCTGAGCACTGGGGGCTGCAGAATGCCCTCGCACCTTTTACCCCCGGACCCGTCACTTAG
- a CDS encoding sigma-70 family RNA polymerase sigma factor — MAENSLGFNNESGDASAQVFKDALLVERLRQGEDEAFEELLRVYEDPVYGLVFRLLNQQSDAPDVVQEVFLKVYRNLNHFQGKSTLKTWIYRIAVNEAYNQRRWFGRHKKNEVGLAADEEHSRGLADVLPDRCRSPFDLAADHETRALIEEALTKINPVFRSAVVLRDIEDLSYEEIAEVLQISLGTVKSRILRGREALRHELEASLEPSHGFAWSAQTAAGQS; from the coding sequence ATGGCCGAGAACAGTTTGGGTTTTAATAACGAGAGCGGCGATGCGTCGGCGCAAGTGTTCAAGGACGCTCTTCTTGTGGAGCGGCTTCGTCAGGGTGAAGACGAGGCATTCGAAGAACTTCTGCGTGTGTATGAGGACCCGGTCTACGGTCTGGTGTTCCGCCTGCTGAACCAGCAGTCGGATGCGCCCGATGTCGTCCAGGAAGTATTTCTCAAGGTTTATCGCAATCTGAACCACTTTCAGGGCAAATCTACCCTGAAGACGTGGATCTATCGCATTGCGGTCAACGAAGCCTACAATCAACGGCGTTGGTTTGGCCGGCACAAGAAGAATGAGGTTGGCCTCGCGGCCGATGAGGAGCATAGCCGGGGACTGGCAGATGTTTTGCCAGACCGCTGCCGCTCTCCCTTCGACCTGGCGGCAGACCACGAGACCCGGGCGCTGATCGAAGAAGCGCTCACGAAGATCAATCCCGTCTTCCGGTCTGCGGTCGTGCTGCGCGATATCGAGGACTTGAGTTACGAGGAGATCGCGGAAGTACTGCAGATCTCACTCGGCACGGTGAAGTCTCGCATTCTTCGTGGGCGTGAAGCATTGCGGCACGAGTTGGAGGCAAGCCTCGAGCCGAGCCACGGCTTCGCATGGTCGGCGCAAACGGCAGCAGGGCAGTCTTAA
- a CDS encoding carbamoyltransferase C-terminal domain-containing protein translates to MKVIGLGGLLDDAACALAVAGKIVAAVEQKKVARRHVAWSLPLEAIDATLSLARVDASDVDVVAIARPLSATPDSLLSLRVKQIFPKARLLVVDHHTAHAASAYFASGFDEASVLCLDRAGDLRCSSRWKARGDRFELEQESYFPDSLGDLYGRVTEFLGFTARADEHKVQWMSAGGDTRFVALFEEILGFRATGWPALERSFFDRDRLGSGGFSARFYQALGLADGESPLPKLQPHLAAGLQRAIENCALSMAGRGGNLCLAGGVAFNTLLVRSLEASGQFQNVYVQPAAGNAGTAIGAAYLGSEGKRQPMSSLALGPSFQAEETKQILENCKLSPKFLLTTDELIQSVLSELKEQRIVAWFQDRMEFGPRALGNRSILASPLDPYATENLNSFIKHREAFRKFAASVPAEDAAQYFEFGPNAKNLASIATVRPEYRERFAPALLGADSIRLHVVEADENPLFHRLLKAAGAATGLPVLYNTSFNLFGDALVCNPRDAVRSFYSSGIDVLYVGHFLLRK, encoded by the coding sequence ATGAAGGTGATTGGACTCGGTGGATTGCTTGACGATGCAGCCTGTGCCCTGGCTGTTGCCGGCAAGATTGTTGCTGCCGTCGAACAGAAGAAAGTGGCACGCCGGCATGTGGCCTGGAGTTTGCCGCTCGAGGCGATTGACGCAACGTTGAGCCTGGCACGGGTGGATGCCTCCGATGTGGATGTGGTGGCCATTGCACGGCCTCTCAGCGCCACGCCGGATAGCTTGTTGAGCCTGCGGGTGAAGCAGATCTTCCCCAAGGCCCGGCTGCTGGTGGTAGATCATCATACGGCTCATGCGGCGAGTGCTTATTTCGCCTCCGGCTTTGACGAGGCCTCTGTGTTGTGTCTTGATCGTGCGGGGGATCTGCGTTGTTCTTCCCGTTGGAAGGCGCGCGGTGACCGCTTCGAACTGGAACAGGAATCCTACTTTCCCGATTCGCTGGGCGATCTTTATGGGCGGGTGACGGAGTTTCTTGGTTTTACCGCTCGCGCCGATGAACACAAGGTGCAGTGGATGTCGGCTGGTGGCGATACGCGTTTTGTTGCGCTGTTCGAGGAGATTCTCGGGTTTCGGGCCACGGGTTGGCCTGCGCTGGAGCGGAGCTTTTTCGATCGGGACCGGCTTGGTTCCGGTGGGTTTAGCGCGCGTTTCTATCAGGCTCTCGGTTTGGCGGACGGAGAATCGCCTTTGCCCAAGCTGCAGCCTCATCTCGCGGCCGGCTTACAGCGTGCGATTGAGAATTGCGCTTTGTCGATGGCGGGGCGGGGTGGCAATCTGTGTCTGGCCGGTGGCGTTGCCTTCAATACTTTGCTGGTGCGTTCCCTCGAAGCGTCCGGACAATTTCAGAATGTCTATGTGCAGCCGGCCGCCGGCAATGCGGGTACGGCGATTGGTGCGGCCTATCTGGGCAGCGAGGGGAAACGGCAGCCGATGTCGAGTCTCGCACTCGGCCCTTCTTTCCAAGCCGAAGAGACGAAGCAGATTCTTGAGAACTGCAAGCTGAGTCCGAAGTTTCTGCTGACCACCGATGAGCTGATCCAATCGGTTCTCTCGGAGTTGAAAGAGCAGCGGATTGTGGCCTGGTTCCAGGACCGGATGGAGTTTGGTCCCCGGGCGCTGGGCAATCGCAGTATTCTTGCCTCTCCTCTGGACCCCTATGCGACCGAGAACCTGAACAGTTTCATCAAGCATCGGGAGGCGTTCCGGAAGTTTGCCGCCTCTGTGCCTGCTGAAGATGCGGCGCAATACTTTGAGTTTGGGCCGAACGCGAAGAATCTGGCGAGCATTGCAACAGTGCGTCCGGAGTATCGCGAGCGCTTTGCTCCTGCGCTTCTGGGCGCTGACAGCATTCGTCTGCATGTGGTGGAGGCTGATGAGAATCCGCTGTTCCATCGTCTGCTGAAGGCTGCCGGAGCGGCCACCGGCTTACCTGTGCTGTACAACACCAGCTTTAACCTCTTTGGCGACGCACTGGTGTGCAACCCGCGCGACGCCGTGAGGAGCTTCTATTCAAGTGGCATTGACGTGCTCTACGTCGGCCACTTCCTACTTCGCAAGTAG
- a CDS encoding energy transducer TonB, whose translation MKQENLHQEVRDLLHTLPRRRLPDDLRMQLKISASKEASRRKKWASAPAFVVRMKNHFELWKANMMRPFAVPCAGGLAAALLVFTMFVQTYPVRANTLTGDRPTALYTEPAAKTLAPFEPPTADAEIEVSIDDQGRIADYRVVAGNPEMDIEVRLSVERTLLFTQFIPATSFGQAVPSKLRISLRRGASAITVKG comes from the coding sequence ATGAAACAGGAAAATCTACATCAGGAAGTGCGGGATTTGCTGCATACTCTCCCGCGCAGACGGCTTCCCGATGATTTGCGGATGCAGTTGAAGATTTCAGCGAGCAAAGAGGCTTCGCGCCGGAAGAAGTGGGCTTCGGCGCCGGCTTTTGTTGTTCGGATGAAAAATCACTTTGAACTTTGGAAGGCAAACATGATGCGGCCCTTCGCGGTGCCGTGCGCCGGTGGCTTGGCTGCGGCGCTGCTTGTCTTCACGATGTTTGTACAAACTTATCCAGTACGCGCAAATACATTAACCGGGGACCGTCCGACGGCGCTCTATACGGAACCTGCGGCCAAGACTTTGGCTCCTTTTGAACCTCCGACTGCCGATGCTGAAATTGAAGTTTCGATCGACGATCAGGGGCGGATTGCCGATTATCGTGTGGTGGCGGGAAATCCCGAAATGGATATTGAAGTGCGGTTGAGTGTGGAGCGCACGCTGCTCTTTACGCAATTTATTCCGGCAACCAGCTTTGGCCAGGCGGTGCCTTCGAAGCTGCGCATCAGTTTGCGCCGTGGCGCCTCCGCCATTACGGTCAAGGGCTAA
- the gltX gene encoding glutamate--tRNA ligase, which translates to MAPRVRFAPSPTGYLHIGSARTFIFNWLYARRNQGTMILRIDDTDVERNTEASLNSIYDGLKWLGLEWDEFYRQSERLELHQKLAWDIFAAGHAYRDFTPAHQGDEDKGAGAGPWLFNAEARAMSAEESQRRADAGEPFVLRFKVPRDVARYIKFPDAVYATQSKSVNDIEDFALLRSNGMPTYHMASCADDIDIRISHVIRGQDHLSNTFKHILIFEALGAPVPIFAHLPLLVAPDGAKLSKRKHGPVVSVMTYEAAGFLPQAYINFLCLLGWSPKDNREQMSRQELVDVFSFEGVNRSNAVVNFTEADPIDPKAHWLNSQHLRSMPIAELTPMVKERVLRSGLPIPYRDEEFPTVVDILRTRLATLNDFATLAKAYFTDDYEMNPTALERLDAPGAREALRELGARLEQSDDFSEAFIEAELRKLAEERGLKAGVLINGSRAAITGQPVGPSAFAVFTAMGRTRSIERLKRV; encoded by the coding sequence TTGGCACCTCGAGTACGTTTCGCCCCGTCGCCGACGGGTTATCTTCATATCGGCAGCGCGCGAACCTTCATTTTCAACTGGCTTTACGCCCGTCGAAATCAAGGGACGATGATCCTGCGTATCGATGACACCGACGTTGAGCGCAATACAGAAGCTTCGCTGAATTCCATCTATGACGGCCTGAAATGGCTGGGTCTGGAATGGGATGAATTCTATCGCCAGAGTGAGCGTCTGGAACTGCACCAGAAGCTGGCCTGGGACATCTTTGCCGCCGGACATGCGTATCGCGACTTTACGCCGGCGCATCAGGGCGATGAGGATAAAGGCGCTGGGGCCGGTCCGTGGCTGTTCAATGCAGAAGCGCGGGCGATGAGTGCTGAGGAATCGCAGCGCCGCGCCGATGCCGGAGAGCCGTTTGTGCTGCGCTTTAAAGTGCCCCGGGATGTGGCTCGCTACATCAAGTTTCCGGACGCCGTCTATGCCACCCAATCGAAGAGCGTGAACGATATTGAAGACTTTGCGCTGCTCCGCTCGAATGGGATGCCAACCTACCACATGGCCTCCTGCGCCGACGATATCGACATCCGGATCTCACACGTCATTCGGGGCCAGGATCATCTCTCGAATACCTTCAAACACATTCTGATTTTTGAAGCGCTCGGTGCACCGGTGCCGATTTTTGCGCATCTGCCCTTGCTGGTGGCGCCCGATGGGGCGAAGCTATCCAAGCGCAAGCATGGTCCAGTCGTCAGCGTGATGACCTACGAGGCCGCTGGATTTTTGCCGCAGGCTTATATCAATTTCCTGTGCCTGCTGGGCTGGAGCCCGAAGGACAATCGCGAACAGATGTCGCGGCAGGAACTGGTGGATGTCTTCTCGTTTGAAGGCGTCAACCGTTCGAACGCAGTGGTGAACTTTACCGAGGCCGATCCGATCGATCCGAAGGCGCATTGGCTGAATTCGCAGCATCTGCGTAGCATGCCGATTGCCGAGCTGACCCCGATGGTGAAGGAGCGTGTGCTGCGCTCCGGCCTGCCGATTCCGTATCGCGATGAGGAATTCCCGACGGTGGTGGATATTCTGCGCACGCGTCTGGCGACGCTGAACGATTTTGCGACACTGGCAAAGGCCTACTTCACCGACGACTACGAGATGAACCCGACGGCTCTTGAGCGCCTGGATGCGCCTGGAGCCCGCGAGGCGCTGCGGGAACTTGGCGCCCGGCTCGAGCAGAGCGACGACTTCAGCGAAGCCTTCATCGAGGCGGAGTTGCGGAAGCTCGCTGAGGAGCGAGGGTTGAAAGCGGGGGTGCTGATCAACGGCTCCCGTGCGGCAATCACCGGACAGCCGGTGGGACCGAGCGCTTTTGCTGTGTTTACGGCAATGGGAAGAACGCGGTCCATCGAGAGGTTGAAGCGCGTATGA
- the rsmA gene encoding 16S rRNA (adenine(1518)-N(6)/adenine(1519)-N(6))-dimethyltransferase RsmA, whose translation MPRKFGQHFLRDQAVLQRIAAAACPETEPLVIEIGPGRGALTRPLLSRCEKLIAIEVDPEMVLHLERQMAGEERFSVRHQDVLKVDLREFAPCVIAGNLPYYISSPIASLVFAAAGAWKRAVFLVQKEVAMRMAAQQGSRDYGYLSVMTQVHATATILFTVPPSAFSPPPKVDSAVILLEPKVVDAEYARRFLQFASRSFLHKRKMLRNNLSAFYGKANLEAQPEATLRAEQLSIAQLEALFARLSSLGPMLS comes from the coding sequence TTGCCTCGTAAGTTCGGACAGCATTTTCTCAGAGACCAGGCCGTGCTGCAGCGGATTGCGGCGGCTGCGTGTCCGGAAACCGAGCCGCTCGTGATTGAAATCGGGCCGGGCCGGGGGGCTCTCACCCGTCCCTTGCTCAGCCGTTGCGAGAAGCTCATTGCGATTGAAGTGGATCCCGAGATGGTGCTTCATCTCGAACGCCAAATGGCAGGCGAGGAACGATTCTCGGTGCGCCATCAGGATGTCCTGAAGGTTGATCTGCGGGAATTCGCGCCTTGCGTGATCGCAGGCAACTTACCCTACTACATCAGTTCGCCGATTGCGTCGTTGGTGTTTGCAGCGGCTGGGGCCTGGAAGCGGGCGGTGTTTCTGGTGCAGAAAGAAGTCGCCATGAGGATGGCGGCCCAGCAGGGTTCGCGGGATTACGGCTATCTCAGCGTGATGACGCAGGTGCATGCAACAGCGACGATTCTGTTCACCGTGCCGCCGTCTGCCTTTTCGCCCCCGCCCAAAGTCGACTCGGCTGTGATCCTGCTGGAACCGAAGGTTGTGGATGCCGAGTATGCCCGGCGTTTTCTGCAGTTTGCCAGCCGGAGCTTTTTACACAAGCGCAAGATGTTGCGCAATAACCTGTCGGCGTTCTATGGCAAGGCGAATTTAGAAGCGCAGCCGGAGGCGACTTTGCGTGCGGAGCAATTGTCGATTGCACAGCTTGAGGCCCTGTTCGCGCGTCTTTCGTCGCTGGGCCCGATGTTATCCTGA
- a CDS encoding glycosyltransferase family 2 protein yields MEASLIIPTYNRPNRLARCLASLVQQDFTSFEVIIVDDEGETPLEEVVAPFRSQFHLTLLRVPHGGPAKARNAGARQAVSKVLLFTDDDCEADPSWIRLLVTKVHEAPGVMAGGKVLNRLSNNPYSAAAQSIVDIVYAHYNSVPGKARFFASNNIAMAAETFHRMNGFDETYPLAAAEDRDLCERWYSAGLPLLYVPEAIIHHSHPMTLRRFCRVHFNYGRGAAMFHRRNDHRDIGMHTSAWEWLSAPFREMPFLSAVHRMLLLGAWQLSNLAGFLYERTREATGS; encoded by the coding sequence GTGGAAGCTAGCCTCATCATCCCGACCTATAACCGGCCCAACCGCCTGGCCCGCTGCCTTGCCTCGCTGGTACAGCAGGACTTCACGTCTTTTGAAGTCATCATCGTCGATGATGAAGGAGAAACGCCGCTCGAGGAGGTCGTGGCCCCCTTCCGCAGCCAGTTCCACCTGACGCTGCTCCGTGTTCCGCACGGTGGCCCGGCGAAGGCCCGCAATGCGGGCGCGCGCCAGGCGGTCAGCAAAGTATTGCTCTTTACCGATGATGATTGTGAGGCGGACCCGTCCTGGATCCGTCTCCTCGTCACGAAAGTGCACGAGGCTCCGGGCGTCATGGCCGGTGGAAAAGTCCTAAACCGGCTGAGCAACAATCCCTACTCCGCCGCGGCACAATCCATCGTCGACATCGTTTACGCTCACTACAATTCCGTGCCCGGTAAGGCCCGCTTTTTCGCCTCCAATAACATCGCGATGGCGGCCGAAACCTTCCACCGCATGAACGGATTCGACGAGACCTATCCTCTTGCCGCCGCCGAAGACCGCGACCTCTGCGAACGCTGGTACTCCGCCGGTCTTCCGCTGCTTTATGTCCCGGAGGCGATCATTCATCACTCCCACCCAATGACCCTCCGCCGCTTCTGCCGCGTTCATTTCAACTATGGACGCGGCGCCGCCATGTTCCACCGCCGCAATGATCACCGCGACATCGGGATGCACACCAGCGCGTGGGAATGGCTCTCGGCGCCATTCCGGGAAATGCCCTTCTTGTCTGCCGTCCACCGCATGCTGTTGCTTGGGGCCTGGCAGTTATCGAATCTTGCCGGTTTTCTCTATGAACGGACGCGGGAAGCCACCGGATCGTAG
- a CDS encoding Gfo/Idh/MocA family protein, with the protein MSITRRSILSSSTMVFALQGAAPAASIKDTVNVGFIGSGIRGKQLIDEFKAVPGMRGVAVADLYDGCLVRAQEQFENKLVTSKDYRTVLDNKDVDAVVIATPDHWHERITLDALSAGKHVYVEKPMTWSISEGPRIIEAVKRSGKVLQVGSQAKTSTLTAKAKELIAGGAIGKVNMIRMGNHRNNAEGAWEYPIPPDASEKTIDWPKYLGRVSKRPFDAKQFFRWRCWWEFGSGVAGDLFVHQLTQMHEYMGVRAPKSAVSQGGIFRWNDGRTVPDIMNSLLEYPEGFLVDVYVTQANSFQPRGILVMGDKGTLQLENSRITLTQDSKPTEAQFYGSANFPKKLRDEYLAQFANETRPERVAPQEIAVERGPSHNSFFIDSIVNSKPSRENAEEGHHAAAAAHLCNIAFRKGTRVTYDPVASRVRS; encoded by the coding sequence ATGTCTATCACCCGACGCAGCATTTTGAGTTCTTCCACGATGGTGTTTGCTCTTCAGGGGGCAGCTCCAGCAGCCAGTATCAAAGACACAGTCAATGTCGGATTCATCGGAAGCGGAATTCGGGGCAAGCAATTGATTGACGAGTTTAAGGCAGTGCCGGGAATGCGGGGTGTCGCGGTTGCGGACCTCTATGACGGCTGCCTGGTGCGCGCCCAGGAGCAGTTTGAAAACAAGCTGGTGACCTCGAAAGATTACCGCACCGTGCTGGACAACAAAGACGTGGACGCCGTGGTGATTGCGACGCCCGATCATTGGCATGAGCGCATCACTCTCGATGCTTTATCGGCGGGCAAGCATGTCTATGTCGAGAAGCCGATGACCTGGTCGATCTCCGAAGGGCCGCGGATTATCGAGGCCGTGAAGCGGAGCGGGAAAGTGTTGCAGGTGGGTAGCCAGGCGAAGACGTCCACCTTGACGGCCAAGGCGAAGGAGTTGATCGCTGGCGGCGCCATCGGTAAGGTGAACATGATCCGGATGGGCAATCACCGGAACAACGCCGAGGGGGCCTGGGAGTATCCGATTCCGCCCGATGCCTCTGAGAAGACGATCGATTGGCCGAAGTACCTGGGTAGGGTTTCAAAGCGCCCCTTTGATGCAAAACAGTTCTTCCGGTGGCGTTGCTGGTGGGAATTCGGCAGCGGCGTGGCAGGCGATCTGTTTGTGCACCAGTTGACGCAGATGCACGAGTACATGGGCGTGCGCGCGCCGAAGTCGGCGGTGTCCCAAGGCGGCATTTTCCGTTGGAACGATGGGCGAACTGTGCCCGATATCATGAACAGCCTGCTCGAGTATCCCGAAGGCTTTCTGGTGGACGTCTATGTGACCCAGGCGAATTCCTTCCAGCCGCGCGGGATTCTCGTCATGGGCGACAAGGGTACGCTGCAACTGGAGAATTCGCGCATCACGCTGACCCAGGATTCGAAGCCGACCGAAGCCCAGTTTTACGGCAGTGCGAACTTTCCCAAAAAGCTGCGGGACGAGTATCTGGCCCAGTTTGCCAACGAGACCAGGCCGGAACGGGTGGCGCCGCAGGAGATTGCCGTCGAGCGAGGGCCGTCGCATAATTCGTTCTTTATCGATTCGATTGTGAATTCAAAACCCAGCCGTGAGAACGCCGAAGAAGGGCATCATGCGGCTGCTGCGGCACATCTGTGTAACATTGCGTTTCGCAAGGGAACGCGGGTGACCTACGATCCGGTGGCTTCCCGCGTCCGTTCATAG